The Erythrobacter sp. HL-111 DNA segment GGCTCTACAGCACGGACGGAACCCGGCTCGGCACGATCCGGCGGATGCTGGTCGATCCCGAGCGCGAGCATGTCGCGGCGCTCGTGCTCGACGACGGGCGCGGCGTGCCGGTGAGCGAGATCGAGATCCGCCGGGGCGAGGCCTATATCGATCCGGTCGAGGAAAGCCGCTGGTTCCGCACCCGGGACACACGGCGCGACGTCGAACGCGGGCCGGTCCCGGTGCGGCGGCGCGACCATCCGCGCGGGCCGGTCTGACGGGACGCGTCAGCCGCCGGTCCCGGTAACCCACAAGACGACCTGCCCCACCACCGCGAGGGCGCAGGTGATCAGCCCGAGGACGGGCACGATCTTCCACATGTTCGGCACGTCCTCGGGCTGGCTTTCGCGCTTCATCCGCCACAGCGCCGCGTTGACCGCGGCAAAGACGATGAGGATCGCAAGGCTCGTCCCGCTTGCCAGCGTCCCCAGCGGCACGAACAGCGCAAGCACGAGGATCGCCGCGAGCGAGGCCACCGTCGCGGCGATCGGGGTGTGCGTGGTGTCGTTCACCCGGCCGAATATCCCGGGCGTCGCCAGCAGGTCGTCCCGGGCCATGTCCATCAGCATCCGCGCCGCCGCGATCACCTGCGTAAGTGCGCCGTTCACGATCACGAACAGGCTCGAGATGGCGAGCGGCAGGGCGGGAAACCCGGAATCCTCGGTCGCGGCATAGACCAGGGGCGCGTCGGCCGAAGCGAGGGCGTCGATGTCGCTCCGCCCGGCGAGCGCGGCGGCAATGGCGAGGTAGAAGAAGAACACGATCAGCAGCACCAGCCACATGGCGAGCGGGAGCGTCTTCTTGACGTCCTTCACCTCCTCCGCGGTCTGGGCGACGTCGCCGAACCCGATGAAGGAATAGATCGCGAGGAACGCGCCCGCCATGATCGCGCTGACCGCCCCGGCGTCGCCGAGTTCGCCCCCCTCGACCAGCCTGTCCGGCCAGCCGGTCAGGCTGTCGCGCAGGAGCCAGAGCACGACCAGCAGCGTTGCAAGGCCGACGGCCGTGGTGACCGACATGAACCACGCGCTCTGCTTCATGCCCGCGATCGAGATTGCACCCAGCAGCACGACGAGGCTGCTCGTCGCGGCCCAGTGCGGTACGTCGAGAAAGCTGTTCAGGTAGGACACGAAACCGGTCGTGATGGTCGCGCCCGACACGATGTTGGCGATGATCATGATCCAGCCGATCACGCCTGCGAAATTGTCCGAGCCGAAGCCTTCGCGGATGTAGTCGACCGCCCCGCCCGCGCTCGGCACGCGTGCGGCGATCTCGGCAAAGCTCAAGGCGGTGAAGGCGGCGACAACCCCGGCGCTCGCATAGGCGAGCGGGGCCAATGTACCCGCCCTGCCCATGACCTCGCCGATGACGACGAAGATGCCAGCGCCCAGAATCGTGCCCGTCCCGTAGAGGATCAGGCTGGTCAGACCCATCGAACGCTTGAGTGGCATGGTTCTCCTTCGCTGTCGCCTCGTCCAACCAAGCCGCGAGGCGCGAGGGCGTTCCATGGCGCGACCGTCTCGTCGCCGACAGGGCGATTTCCAGCGGAAAGGCCGCTTCGGACACGCGATTGTTCAGCTGGCGTTCGTCTTGCATGAACAAAATTGACCTCGTCCGCATCACCGGACAGGAAAGGATCGGGTCATGAAGACGATTGCACTGCTCGCCGC contains these protein-coding regions:
- a CDS encoding PRC-barrel domain-containing protein — encoded protein: MNTDDYVDLADLDDYRLENSDQDLRGHGLYSTDGTRLGTIRRMLVDPEREHVAALVLDDGRGVPVSEIEIRRGEAYIDPVEESRWFRTRDTRRDVERGPVPVRRRDHPRGPV
- a CDS encoding APC family permease — protein: MPLKRSMGLTSLILYGTGTILGAGIFVVIGEVMGRAGTLAPLAYASAGVVAAFTALSFAEIAARVPSAGGAVDYIREGFGSDNFAGVIGWIMIIANIVSGATITTGFVSYLNSFLDVPHWAATSSLVVLLGAISIAGMKQSAWFMSVTTAVGLATLLVVLWLLRDSLTGWPDRLVEGGELGDAGAVSAIMAGAFLAIYSFIGFGDVAQTAEEVKDVKKTLPLAMWLVLLIVFFFYLAIAAALAGRSDIDALASADAPLVYAATEDSGFPALPLAISSLFVIVNGALTQVIAAARMLMDMARDDLLATPGIFGRVNDTTHTPIAATVASLAAILVLALFVPLGTLASGTSLAILIVFAAVNAALWRMKRESQPEDVPNMWKIVPVLGLITCALAVVGQVVLWVTGTGG